A window of the Maniola hyperantus chromosome 16, iAphHyp1.2, whole genome shotgun sequence genome harbors these coding sequences:
- the Akt gene encoding RAC serine/threonine-protein kinase, whose amino-acid sequence MAEAEAAPGAIVKEGWLLKRGEHIRNWRDRYFVLFDNGDLVGFKAQPERRNYRDPLNKFTVRDCQIMAVDKPRPYVFTIRGLQWTTVIERNFAVDTEKEREEWVAAIRYVSSQLSAASGAGEAAPAPFASIADGDDDGDIAQLGTSFRDPRRITLEKFEFVKVLGKGTFGKVVLSREKGTGKLYAMKILKKNLIIQKDEVAHTITENHVLKKAKHPFLTALRYSFQTADRVCFVMEYANGGELFFHLSRVRSFSEERTRFYGAEIVSALGYLHAEGIIYRDVKLENLLLDQDGHIKIADFGLCKVNITYGRTTKTFCGTPEYLAPEVLEDTDYGPAVDWWGTGVVLYEMVCGRLPFYNRDHDVLFALIVEEEVRFPRALSAPCRALLAALLCKEPARRLGAGPDDAQEIMQHPFFAAINWADLLAKKIPPPFKPQVDSDTDTRYFDSEFTGESVELTPPDNDAGLARIQEEHFPQFSYQVLPLSLPSSRR is encoded by the exons ATGGCGGAGGCGGAGGCGGCGCCCGGCGCCATCGTGAAGGAGGGCTGGCTGCTGAAGCGCGGCGAGCACATCCGCAACTGGCGCGACCGCTACTTCGTGCTGTTCGACAACGGCGACCTGGTGGGCTTCAAGGCGCAGCCCGAGCGCCGCAACTACCGCGACCCGCTCAACAAGTTCACTGTGCGCGACTGCCAGATCATGGCCGTGGACAAGCCGCGGCCCTACGTGTTCACCATCCGCGGCCTGCAGTGGACCACCGTCATCGAGCGCAACTTCGCCGTGGACACCGAGAAGGAGCG GGAGGAGTGGGTGGCCGCGATCCGCTACGTGTCGTCGCAGCTGAgcgcggcgagcggcgcggGCGAGGCGGCGCCGGCGCCCTTCGCCAGCATCGCGGACGGCGACGACGACGGCGACATCGCGCAGCTGGGCACCAGCTTCCGCGACCCGCGCCGCATC ACGCTGGAGAAGTTTGAGTTCGTGAAGGTGCTGGGCAAGGGCACGTTCGGCAAGGTGGTGCTGTCGCGCGAGAAGGGCACGGGCAAGCTGTACGCCATGAAGATCCTCAAGAAGAACCTCATCATCCAGAAGGACGAGGTGGCGCACACCATCACCGAGAACCACGTGCTGAAGAAGGCCAAGCACCCGTTCCTGACGGCGCTGCGCTACTCGTTCCAGACGGCGGACCGCGTGTGCTTCGTCATGGAGTACGCCAACGGCGGCGAGCTGTTCTTCCACCTGTCGCGCGTGCGCAGCTTCAGCGAGGAGCGCACGCGCTTCTACGGCGCGGAGATCGTGTCCGCGCTGGGCTACCTGCACGCCGAGGGCATCATCTACCGCGACGTGAAGCTGGAGAACCTGCTGCTGGACCAGGACGGCCACATCAAGATCGCCGACTTCGGCCTGTGCAAGGTCAACATCACCTACGGCCGCACCACCAAGACCTTCTGCGGCACGCCCGAGTACCTGGCGCCCGAGGTGCTGGAGGACACGGACTACGGGCCCGCCGTGGACTGGTGGGGCACGGGCGTGGTGCTGTACGAGATGGTGTGCGGCCGCCTGCCCTTCTACAACCGCGACCACGACGTGCTGTTCGCGCTCATCGTGGAGGAGGAGGTGCGCTTCCCGCGCGCGCTGTCGGCGCCGTGCCGCGCGCTGCTGGCGGCGCTGCTGTGCAAGGAGCCGGCGCGGCGCCTGGGCGCGGGGCCCGACGACGCGCAGGAGATCATGCAGCACCCCTTCTTCGCGGCCATCAACTGGGCCGACCTGCTGGCCAAGAAGATCCCGCCGCCCTTCAAGCCGCAGGTGGACTCGGACACCGACACGCGCTACTTCGACTCCGAGTTCACGGGCGAGTCGGTGGAGCTCACGCCGCCCGACAACGACGCCGGCCTCGCGCGCATCCAGGAGGAGCACTTCCCGCAGTTCAGCTACCAGGTACTGCCCCTGTCCCTCCCCTCGAGCCGCAGGTGA